One Antarctobacter heliothermus DNA segment encodes these proteins:
- a CDS encoding phytanoyl-CoA dioxygenase family protein encodes MKDSAYFDVTSCDLAEFARLTGQTLSPSDLRFAAAVDKNVPIYDMAALNGVLSDPVQRAELLAEWGFVLGRSAGVLVLRTAYADTTPIDAATAIFDRIIAREQEAGKGAGDHFAKAGSNARIWNALQKHCFEDPHAFALYYGNTAIAAVCEAWLGPFYQMTAQVNLVRPGGQAQSAHRDYHLGFQTAEVAARFPAHVHDLSSVMTLQGAVAHCDMPVESGPTKLLPFSQLFRPGYMAYRRDDFRAFFEENCIQMPLTKGDALFFNPALFHAAGENRSADIQRMANLLQISSALGRAMETIDRTAMCRVLYPAIQSLRAQGALEDANLNAAIAAAAEGYSFPTNLDNDPPLGGLAPETQNALFHRALAEGISPQDFAAALADQDARRQP; translated from the coding sequence ATGAAAGACAGTGCCTATTTCGACGTCACAAGCTGTGATCTGGCGGAATTTGCGCGGCTCACCGGTCAAACCCTGTCGCCCTCGGACCTGCGCTTTGCCGCGGCGGTGGACAAGAACGTGCCGATCTATGACATGGCGGCCCTCAATGGTGTGTTGTCCGACCCGGTGCAACGCGCCGAACTGCTCGCCGAATGGGGATTTGTGCTGGGCCGCTCTGCCGGGGTGTTGGTGCTGCGAACCGCCTATGCCGACACCACCCCCATCGACGCGGCCACCGCGATATTTGACCGGATCATCGCCCGCGAACAAGAGGCTGGCAAAGGCGCGGGCGACCATTTCGCCAAGGCCGGGTCGAACGCGCGGATCTGGAACGCGCTGCAAAAGCACTGTTTCGAGGACCCTCACGCCTTTGCGCTCTACTATGGCAACACCGCTATCGCGGCGGTCTGCGAGGCATGGCTGGGCCCCTTCTACCAGATGACCGCGCAGGTGAACCTTGTCCGCCCCGGCGGTCAGGCGCAAAGCGCGCACCGGGACTATCACCTCGGGTTCCAGACGGCGGAGGTCGCGGCGCGGTTCCCGGCCCATGTACACGACCTGTCGTCGGTGATGACGCTGCAAGGCGCCGTGGCCCATTGCGACATGCCGGTGGAAAGCGGCCCGACCAAACTGCTGCCGTTCTCGCAACTGTTCCGCCCCGGCTACATGGCCTACCGCCGCGACGATTTCCGCGCGTTCTTTGAGGAAAACTGCATCCAGATGCCATTGACCAAAGGCGACGCGCTGTTCTTCAACCCGGCGCTGTTCCACGCCGCGGGCGAAAACCGCAGCGCGGACATCCAGCGCATGGCCAACCTGCTGCAGATCTCCTCGGCGCTGGGGCGGGCGATGGAAACCATCGACCGCACGGCCATGTGCCGCGTCCTCTACCCGGCGATCCAGTCACTCAGGGCGCAAGGCGCGCTGGAAGACGCAAACCTCAATGCCGCCATCGCCGCTGCCGCAGAGGGCTATTCCTTCCCCACCAACCTCGACAACGACCCGCCGCTGGGCGGACTTGCCCCCGAAACCCAGAACGCCCTGTTCCACCGCGCCCTTGCCGAAGGCATCTCGCCTCAGGATTTCGCCGCCGCGCTGGCAGATCAGGACGCCCGCCGACAGCCCTGA
- the nudC gene encoding NAD(+) diphosphatase, with translation MRHAEEVTFGGSGLDRAAEIRGDVGALAAAMQDPAARTVLIWRGKPLVSGEDALQALRLPLDHPILAEAGGPPILLGREDGAAVFAHDISGWVPEDFDAEAQASFLDPTEYSHGTCPEGRFAELRRIMTQLTPRDAELVATAKAVFGWHASHKFCSRCGVASEMHQAGWQRICPACGAQHFPRTDPVVIMLITRGNRALLGRSPVWPQGMYSCLAGFVEPGETIEAAVRREVWEEAGIRVGSVRYLASQPWAFPTSLMFGCHGEALNEDITIDPAELEDAMWITREDLAEAAAGQRPDLLPARKGAIAHFLLHNWMADRLD, from the coding sequence ATGAGACACGCGGAAGAGGTGACATTCGGCGGATCGGGTCTGGACCGGGCGGCAGAGATCCGGGGCGACGTTGGCGCGCTGGCGGCGGCGATGCAGGATCCGGCGGCGCGGACGGTACTGATCTGGCGCGGTAAGCCGTTGGTGTCGGGTGAAGATGCGTTGCAGGCGCTGCGTCTGCCGCTGGATCATCCGATCCTCGCAGAGGCGGGTGGACCGCCGATCCTGTTGGGGCGTGAGGACGGCGCGGCGGTCTTTGCGCATGACATCTCTGGCTGGGTGCCAGAGGATTTCGACGCCGAGGCGCAGGCCTCTTTCCTTGATCCGACCGAATACAGCCATGGCACCTGTCCCGAGGGCCGCTTTGCCGAGCTGCGCCGGATCATGACGCAACTGACCCCGCGCGACGCGGAACTGGTGGCGACGGCGAAGGCGGTGTTCGGCTGGCACGCTTCGCACAAGTTCTGCTCGCGCTGCGGTGTGGCGTCCGAGATGCATCAGGCCGGATGGCAGCGGATCTGCCCGGCCTGTGGCGCGCAGCATTTCCCGCGCACCGATCCGGTGGTGATCATGCTGATCACCCGGGGCAACCGCGCGCTGCTGGGGCGCTCTCCGGTTTGGCCGCAGGGGATGTATTCCTGCCTTGCCGGGTTTGTCGAACCTGGCGAGACGATAGAGGCCGCCGTCCGCCGCGAGGTCTGGGAAGAGGCCGGCATCCGCGTTGGGTCTGTGCGCTATCTGGCCAGCCAGCCATGGGCCTTTCCGACCTCATTGATGTTCGGCTGTCACGGCGAGGCCCTGAATGAGGACATCACCATCGACCCGGCCGAACTGGAAGACGCCATGTGGATCACCCGCGAGGATCTGGCCGAGGCCGCCGCCGGACAGCGGCCCGATTTGCTGCCCGCCCGGAAAGGGGCAATTGCGCACTTTCTGTTGCACAACTGGATGGCGGATAGACTGGACTGA
- the iolB gene encoding 5-deoxy-glucuronate isomerase, translated as MSLLHRKPTATTGKVHEITVANARTPDSPNWGYVGFDLWRLHMDDHAEGQTGDREVILVLVEGKAHISGGGHDFGELGDRMTVFDKGAPHAVYLPAGADWTATATTTCTLAVCSAPAIADYPAAKIGPEGIELVDRGKGTNARHIHPIAMEERDVASSLLVTEVYTPAGHWSSYPPHRHDEDNFPNMTYLEETYYHRLNPAQGYGHQRVFTEDGSLDVTMSVSDHDVVLVPKGHHPCGAPYGYEMYYLNVMAGPLRKWRFQNHPDHDWIARRDA; from the coding sequence ATGAGCCTGCTGCACCGAAAGCCCACCGCAACCACCGGCAAAGTCCATGAGATCACCGTCGCCAACGCCCGCACACCCGACAGCCCAAACTGGGGCTACGTCGGCTTTGACCTGTGGCGCCTACATATGGACGACCACGCCGAAGGCCAGACCGGCGACCGTGAGGTCATCCTCGTGCTGGTCGAGGGCAAGGCCCACATCAGCGGCGGCGGGCATGACTTCGGCGAACTGGGCGACCGCATGACCGTCTTCGACAAGGGCGCGCCGCACGCCGTCTACCTCCCCGCAGGCGCCGACTGGACCGCGACGGCCACCACCACCTGCACCCTCGCCGTCTGCTCTGCCCCCGCCATCGCCGACTACCCCGCTGCAAAGATCGGGCCAGAGGGGATCGAACTGGTGGACCGCGGTAAAGGCACCAACGCCCGCCACATCCACCCCATCGCGATGGAGGAACGCGACGTCGCCTCCTCGCTGCTGGTGACAGAGGTCTACACCCCCGCCGGACACTGGTCCTCCTACCCGCCGCACCGTCATGACGAGGACAATTTCCCGAACATGACCTACTTGGAGGAAACCTACTACCACCGCCTCAATCCCGCCCAAGGCTACGGCCACCAGCGCGTCTTCACCGAAGATGGCAGCCTCGACGTCACCATGTCCGTGTCCGATCACGACGTGGTTCTGGTGCCCAAAGGCCACCACCCCTGCGGCGCGCCCTATGGCTATGAGATGTACTATCTCAACGTCATGGCCGGACCGCTGCGCAAATGGCGGTTCCAGAACCACCCGGACCACGACTGGATCGCCCGGCGCGACGCCTGA
- a CDS encoding FAD-binding oxidoreductase: MSLIDLLREALDGPGLLTGDDMAAWSQDWTGQFAWTPLCVARPRDTAQVSAVLKAAHGARVPVVPVSGHTGLAGGSYGEGAVMLSLDRMNAVEDIRSDARLAVVQAGVILSDLHAAAGAADLNFPMTFGARGSARIGGLLATNAGGSNVLRYGNTRDLVLGLEAVLADGRVVDLMSDLHKNNTGYDLRHLLIGSEGTLGVITRAVLKLVPQPRAYVTAMVATQTLLGALEVLNRLQDLTGGAVEAFEYMPADYLKAYADMHPGTRAPFAQDHAVNILVELGATAPRDVTPGPDGSVPLMGYLEDVLATMMEDGAVVDAVVAQNDTQRSEMWARREAAAELAYARPNVLVNDIAVALDKIGIFLEQADTVLTGIDPGARTSVVAHLGDGNVHYSVQLANPEAKNAVMEAVEDVVLSLGGSFSAEHGIGLAKRPSMARRKDPVALDMMRAIKAALDPHDILNPGKLLPE; this comes from the coding sequence GTGAGCTTGATTGACCTGCTGCGCGAGGCGCTGGACGGCCCCGGCCTGTTGACCGGCGACGATATGGCGGCATGGTCGCAGGACTGGACCGGGCAGTTTGCATGGACACCTCTGTGCGTGGCGCGTCCGCGCGATACCGCGCAGGTCTCTGCGGTGCTCAAGGCCGCCCATGGCGCACGGGTGCCGGTGGTGCCGGTGTCCGGCCATACCGGGCTAGCCGGGGGCAGCTATGGCGAAGGCGCGGTGATGCTGTCACTGGACCGGATGAACGCGGTCGAGGATATCCGCTCTGATGCGCGGCTGGCGGTGGTGCAGGCAGGGGTGATCCTGAGCGATCTGCACGCGGCGGCCGGGGCGGCGGACCTCAACTTTCCCATGACATTCGGCGCGCGCGGTTCTGCCCGGATCGGCGGGCTGCTGGCAACCAATGCGGGTGGGTCCAACGTGCTGCGCTATGGCAATACCCGCGATCTGGTGCTGGGTCTGGAGGCGGTGCTGGCGGATGGGCGCGTCGTGGATCTGATGTCCGACCTGCACAAAAACAACACCGGCTATGACCTGCGCCACCTGCTGATCGGGTCCGAGGGGACGCTGGGCGTGATCACCCGCGCGGTGCTGAAACTGGTGCCGCAGCCCCGCGCCTATGTCACGGCGATGGTGGCGACGCAGACTTTGCTCGGTGCGCTGGAGGTGCTGAACCGCTTGCAGGATCTGACCGGCGGTGCGGTTGAGGCGTTTGAATACATGCCCGCCGATTACCTCAAGGCCTATGCAGACATGCACCCTGGCACCCGCGCGCCATTTGCGCAGGACCACGCGGTCAATATCCTGGTCGAACTGGGGGCCACCGCGCCGCGTGACGTGACGCCGGGACCGGATGGGTCGGTGCCGCTGATGGGGTATCTGGAGGACGTGCTTGCCACCATGATGGAGGATGGCGCGGTTGTGGATGCCGTGGTGGCGCAGAACGACACCCAGCGCAGTGAGATGTGGGCCCGTCGGGAGGCCGCCGCCGAACTGGCCTATGCGCGGCCCAACGTTCTGGTCAACGATATTGCCGTTGCACTGGACAAGATCGGGATCTTTCTGGAGCAGGCCGACACTGTGCTGACGGGGATCGATCCCGGCGCGCGCACCTCTGTTGTGGCGCATCTGGGGGACGGCAACGTGCATTATTCGGTGCAACTTGCCAATCCAGAGGCAAAGAACGCGGTGATGGAGGCGGTCGAGGATGTGGTGCTGTCGCTGGGCGGGTCGTTTTCCGCCGAACACGGCATCGGATTGGCCAAACGGCCGTCGATGGCACGGCGCAAGGACCCCGTGGCGCTGGACATGATGCGCGCGATCAAGGCGGCGCTGGACCCGCATGACATCTTAAATCCCGGTAAGCTGCTGCCGGAGTAA
- a CDS encoding DUF4198 domain-containing protein: MRRHPNRLTRLTWALALLASPLSAHEFWIEPEVFALEEGAPVMAQTLVGSELKGATYSYNPQNFTRFEIVTDAGVQPVEGRLGDKPALNMVPEGRGLATIVHVTRDYSLTYREWEKFAAFCEHKDFTWAIGRHLERGLGQERVYERYSRHAKSLVALGDGAGADREVGLLTEIVAEANPYTDDLSGGFPVRVLYEGAPRADAQVELFERDAAGEVTIRLYRTDDQGRAMVEVKPGHFYLVDAVVMRELEVAEDTDPAWESLWASLTFEVPE, encoded by the coding sequence ATGAGACGCCACCCGAACCGCCTGACCCGTCTGACTTGGGCCTTGGCCCTGCTGGCCTCTCCGCTGTCGGCGCATGAATTCTGGATTGAACCAGAGGTGTTCGCACTGGAAGAGGGCGCGCCCGTGATGGCGCAAACCCTTGTCGGATCAGAACTGAAGGGCGCAACCTACAGCTATAACCCGCAAAACTTTACCCGGTTCGAGATTGTCACCGATGCAGGCGTACAGCCGGTCGAGGGGCGGTTGGGCGACAAACCGGCGCTGAACATGGTGCCCGAGGGCCGCGGGCTGGCCACCATCGTGCATGTCACACGGGACTACAGCCTGACCTACCGCGAGTGGGAAAAGTTCGCCGCCTTTTGCGAACATAAGGATTTCACTTGGGCCATCGGCCGGCATCTGGAACGCGGTCTGGGGCAGGAACGGGTGTACGAACGCTATTCGCGCCACGCCAAAAGCCTTGTCGCGCTGGGCGACGGGGCCGGGGCCGACCGTGAGGTGGGCCTGCTGACTGAAATCGTGGCCGAGGCGAACCCCTATACCGATGACCTGTCGGGGGGCTTTCCGGTGCGTGTGCTGTATGAGGGCGCGCCGCGCGCCGACGCACAGGTGGAACTGTTTGAACGCGACGCGGCGGGCGAGGTCACGATCCGACTGTACCGCACCGATGATCAGGGCCGCGCGATGGTCGAGGTCAAACCGGGGCATTTCTATCTGGTGGACGCGGTGGTCATGCGGGAACTGGAGGTCGCCGAGGACACCGACCCGGCGTGGGAAAGCCTGTGGGCCTCTCTGACGTTCGAGGTGCCAGAGTGA
- the iolE gene encoding myo-inosose-2 dehydratase, whose product MSVKIGISPIAWQNDDLPDLTADYTMEQALKESREIGYTGVERGQRMPHDTPGLRAYLDEYDIALCGGWCSGNLLVNDVQQEIEAVRQQVEQFVALKSPCIVYAECSNTVQGQIGTPVNNRPKLCRDQVLDYGRKLSEVAKWMQDQGMPMAYHHHMGSIIESEDDVNWLMEGASNEVSLCFDTGHLLFGGGDVMATLDRWADRVHHVHFKDIRPEIVADVRAQDRSFLDAVIAGAFTVPGDGCIDFQAVADKLKVMDYAGWIVVEAEQDPAKAPPYDYSQKGYQHIVQVCAKAGLEIDG is encoded by the coding sequence ATGAGCGTCAAGATCGGGATCTCTCCCATTGCCTGGCAGAACGACGACCTGCCGGATCTCACCGCCGACTACACGATGGAACAGGCGCTGAAGGAAAGCCGCGAGATCGGCTATACCGGCGTCGAACGTGGCCAGCGGATGCCGCATGACACGCCGGGCTTGCGCGCCTACCTTGATGAATACGACATCGCGCTTTGCGGCGGCTGGTGTTCTGGCAACCTGCTGGTCAACGACGTCCAGCAGGAAATCGAGGCCGTGCGCCAGCAGGTCGAACAGTTCGTCGCGCTGAAAAGCCCCTGCATCGTCTATGCCGAATGCTCCAACACCGTGCAGGGCCAGATCGGCACACCGGTCAACAACCGCCCCAAACTATGCCGCGATCAGGTGCTGGACTACGGACGCAAGCTGTCCGAGGTCGCCAAGTGGATGCAGGATCAGGGCATGCCCATGGCCTATCACCACCACATGGGATCCATCATCGAATCCGAAGACGACGTGAACTGGCTGATGGAGGGCGCGTCGAACGAGGTGTCCCTGTGTTTTGACACCGGCCACCTGCTGTTCGGCGGCGGCGACGTCATGGCCACGCTGGACCGTTGGGCCGACCGGGTGCATCACGTGCATTTCAAGGACATCCGCCCCGAAATCGTCGCGGACGTGCGCGCGCAGGATCGCAGCTTTCTGGACGCCGTGATCGCCGGTGCCTTTACCGTGCCCGGCGACGGCTGCATCGACTTCCAGGCCGTCGCGGATAAGCTTAAGGTGATGGATTACGCCGGATGGATCGTGGTCGAGGCCGAACAGGACCCGGCCAAGGCACCGCCCTACGACTACTCCCAAAAGGGCTATCAACACATCGTTCAGGTCTGCGCCAAGGCCGGGCTGGAAATCGACGGATAA
- a CDS encoding SRPBCC family protein, with protein sequence MELTAREDIEAPQDRVFAMLSDFDTIERQAMRRGTEIIRTDDGPGVGMAWRATFQFRGKKRVASVTLSTYEPPERMVFDSVSGGLEMALTLDVVALSPTRTRINVTSVLGAKTLSARLFLQSIKLARGGIDKRFRKRVGELAGDMENRLRGMA encoded by the coding sequence ATGGAACTGACGGCACGCGAAGACATCGAAGCCCCGCAAGACCGGGTCTTTGCCATGTTATCGGACTTTGACACGATCGAACGGCAGGCGATGCGGCGCGGCACCGAAATCATCCGCACCGATGACGGCCCCGGCGTGGGCATGGCATGGCGCGCAACGTTCCAGTTTCGCGGCAAGAAACGCGTCGCGTCGGTGACACTGTCCACATATGAGCCGCCGGAGCGGATGGTTTTTGACAGCGTGTCAGGCGGGCTTGAAATGGCGCTGACGCTGGATGTGGTGGCGCTGTCTCCGACCCGGACGCGGATCAATGTCACCAGCGTTCTGGGGGCCAAGACACTGTCGGCACGATTGTTCCTGCAATCCATCAAACTGGCGCGCGGCGGCATCGACAAGCGGTTCCGCAAACGGGTCGGCGAATTGGCGGGTGACATGGAAAACCGGCTGCGCGGTATGGCGTGA